The Pandoraea vervacti DNA window CGTCACTCGCCACAGGCGCCTTTTTCGGGATGATCCGAGGTCAGACTCGGCGGTTTCCGTCGGTCCCTGGCCAGATTCACGGCAATTGCGGAATGAAAAAGGCGCGCCGACCGGTGGGCCGTGCGCGCCTCGACGAGCGGCAACTAACGCGTGCAGTTGATGCGTGGCAGATTAGCCCAATGCGCGTTCTGCGGCTTCGATCGTGTTGACGAGAAGCATCGTAATGGTCATCGGACCAACGCCACCCGGCACCGGCGTAATGAAGCCCGCGACTTCCTTGACACCTTGGAAGTCGACGTCGCCGCAAAGTTTGCCTTCGTCGTCACGGTTCATCCCGACGTCGATCACGGCAGCGCCGGGTTTGACCATGTCGGCGGTGACGATATTGCGTTTGCCCACGGCGGCCACGATCACGTCGGCGTTGCGTGTGTGTGCGGCGAGATCGCGCGTCTTGCTGTTGCAGATCGTGACGGTGGCGCCGGCTTGCAGCAGCATCATCGCCATCGGTTTGCCCACGATATTCGACGCACCAATCACCACCGCAACGGCCCCCCGGAGCGGGAACTGCACCGACTCCAGCATCTTCATGCACCCATACGGCGTGCAGGGCCGGAACAGCGGGGCGCCTGTCATCAATGCACCGGCGTTCGACACGTGAAAACCGTCGACGTCCTTTTCCGGGGCGATCGCCTCAAGCACCTTGTGGCTATCGATGTGCTTCGGCAGCGGCAATTGCACGAGAATGCCGTTGATCTTCGGATCGCGATTGAGCTCGTCGATGCGAGCGAGCAGGGCGCTTTCGGTCAGGTCGGCCGGATAACGGTCGAGCGACGAATACAGCCCGTTGTCCTCGCAGGCCTTGACCTTGTTGCGTACATAGACCTGACTGGCCGGATCATCGCCGACAAGGACGACGGCGAGGCCCGGCTGATGGCCGCGAGCGGTGAGGGCGGCAGCGCGGGTGGCGACTTCGGCGCGAATGCGTTTGGCGAGGGCGTTGCCGTCGATGAGGGTGGCAGTCATGATGCGTGGGTGTCGTATGAAGAATGGGGGCTGGCCATGGGCCGGGTGCGGCGGTGCGCGTCAAGCGGGGTGACGAACGCAAAGACCGTATTATAACGGTGCGCGGAAGTGCGCGGGAGAGGCCCGGCCTAGCGGGCAAGACGCGAAGCGTCTCGGCGCTTATCAAGGAAGACGACCGGCGTTGCGCCGGTCGGTCGGCGGGTTCGGGCGCTGGCCGAAGGACGGGCGCAGCGCCGACTCAACGGCACATCCGAAAACTCAGGGGCGAGGCGACCCGCTGGAGCGCTTGGACAGCGCGAGGCGAAGCAGATCGGCGACCGTGTTGACGTTCAGCTTCTCCATGATGTTGGCGCGGTGCGCCTCGACCGTCTTGATACTGATGCCCAGATCGTCGGCGATCTGTTTATTCAATCGACCTGCGATGATGCGTTCCAGCACCTGATGCTCGCGGCTGGTGAGCTTCCTGAGCAATTCTTCTGCGGCTTGTTGTTCTCGATGGCTGCTCGCTTCCTGACGAGCCTTCGACAACATCTTTTCGACCTGCAGGCGCAGTTCGGCTTCGTCGAAAGGTTTCTCGATGAAGTCCATGGCGCCTTTCTTCATCGTTTCGACAGCCATCGGCACATCGCCATGGCCCGTCACGAAAATGATCGGAAGATTGATGTTTTGCTCAATCAGCGCGTCCTGGAGTTCCAGGCCGCTCATGCCGGGCATGCGTACGTCGAGAATCAGGCAGCCCACCAGATTGCTCGGCCGGTTGCTTTGCGTGACGTCAGCGCAAAACCGCAAAAAATCGTCTGCACTGCCAAATCCTCGCACGTGATAGCCGTTGGCTTCCAAAAGCCAGCGAAGCGAGTCGCGGACCGCCTCGTCGTCATCGACGACAAAGACAGTTTCTTGATCAGTATTGATGTTGGGTGTCGTCATAGTCCTCCCCCGGATCCGGATGTCGTATCGCTTTCTAACGGTAACAGAATACAAAAAGTACAACCATTCCGCACGCCGTCGTTTTCATTGTTTTCTACCCACAGACGGCCGTGGTGCGATTCGATGATCGAGCGGCAGATGTTCAGGCCCATGCCCATGCCGTCCGATTTCGTGCTAAAGAACGGTTCAAACAGTCGTTCGATCGTTGCCTCGTCGACGCCTGGTCCATGATCGGACACTTGGAACTCGATAGACTTATCACGCCGTTCTACATGTAAACGGACGGTCGGATCACGGCGTTGACCGGGCGGCGGCGTGTACCCGTGCATGGCCTCCGCAGCATTCTTGAGCAAGTTCATGAGGACTTGCTCGATCAGCACCGGGTCGACATTGATCTGTGGCAGTCCTGCCGGAAGTTCCGTCACGATGCGAATGCGACGTTTGCGGGCCTCAATCTCCGCCAGGCCGACCGCGTCCGCCACGATTTCATAGATGGACGAGGGTTGACGCTTCGGTTCGCTGCGTTTCACAAACGCGCGAATGCGTTTGATGATCATGCCGGCGCGAACCGCCTGCTGGGACGTTTTTTCGAGGGCGGGTAGCAGCGTTTCCGGCGATGTCCTTCCCGCTCGCACCAGCGCAGCGGTGCCCATGCAATAGTTATTGATCGCCGCGAGCGGCTGGTTGAGTTCGTGAGCAAGGGAGGACGCCATTTCGCCCATCGTCGTCAGACGTCCCGTAAATTGCAGTCGCTCTTCTTCCTGACGCGCCAGTTCTTCCGCGTGACGACGCGCCGTAATGTCCGTGGCAACCTGCAATTGCGCGAGGTGCCCATCCACCCACTGAATGTACTGGCGTCGGACTTCGAACCATTTCTGATGCGTCGGCAGGTAAATTTCCTGCGTTTCCGCGGCCGTGTCCGTCAGCGAAGCGGCGGGCAGGCCGGCGAATGCGTCGACCATGTCGATGTGATCGAGCGAGGTCGGAGAAAGCTCTCCGCCGCCCGACAGTTCGAGGTGGCCTTCCGGTCGTGTGCCGAACAATTGCCGGTAGTAGCGGTTGGCGAAGAGCAGCTCGGCCTTGTCGACGGCGAGCACGGACACCGATGCATCAAGGCTCTCGAGCACGGTCGTGAAACGCTCATGGGCGGCGGCGAGTTCCTCGCGCGCTCGCTTGGGCTCGCTGATGTCGGTCAGTGACGACATCCAGCCCGTCTGGCGGCCATGCGCATCCACAAGCGGCGAGACGAACATGCGGGCGTAGAAAATCGTGCCGTCCTTGCGCTGGACGCGAATCTCGAAGCCGTGCGATGGTGCTTTGCCGCGCAACGTCATATCGATGCGGCGCTGCATCTCGTGAATGTCGTCCTTGGGCCAATAAGGATAGGGCGGCGCACGGTTCATCAGATCGGGTTCGTCCCAACCCGTCATTCGGCAAAATGCCGGGTTCACGTACGTGATATGCCCTTGAAGATCGAGCACCCGCATGCCGATCACGATGGAGTTTTCCATCGCTCGGCGGAATGACGTCTCGTTGAACAGCGCCTGTTGCGCTTCGAATCGCTGGCGGGTGTGGCGCCAAAGACTCCATAAACTCCAAAGCACGAAGCACGACAAGCCGGCGATAAGCCAGACCAGCGTGTTGTTCACGAAATTGCCGACGGCGGGATAAGAGTAGATGCGCACCGCCAGGCTGTGTCCCGGCGGGTCAAGCAGCAATTCATAAGACACGTCGCGGGGCAACGGCGGTCGCGTGGACGTGGTGGCCAACTCGTTGTTGTGCGTGTCGATGAACGACACTTTGAACTTGTCGCCCAACTCCTGTGGAAGCTCGTGGATCAGCAAGCCCTCGACGGAATACACCGCGCTGATCGTGCCGAGAAATTCCCGCTCTCGCAGCACGGGCACTTGCACCACGATGTAACTGGCGCCCGAAGCGTCGTAGATGAGCGTGGAGTACGCGGACCGGCGTGAATCGCGTGCTGCGCGAAACGCGACGAGCAGTTCGTCCTCCATCGGATGCTGCGCGGAGCCTTGCAGACGCGAGGCGAAAGGGGAGTCCGCCGGGACTGCCCACCTCGGCCGTTGCGAGGCGTCCAGCCAGTTCATGAAGACAATGTCTGCATGATTCTGCATCAGCTCGCTTGCCGTATTCTGGAAATGCGCGATGTCCTGCGGTTTGGCAGCAGTATCGCGGGCAAGGGAACTGATCTGGTCCTGAATGGCCAGCATGTTCAGGCGTATCTGCTGCTGCGCCCACGCGACGTTGCGATAGAGCGTGTCCTGCTGCTGCTCCGTCTCCCGGCGATTCAGGCTCCAGAGGATCAAACTCATGACCACGAGGAAGATCACAATGGAGACGAGCGGCACCAACAAGTAGTAGTGCGACTCCGCGAACCCCTGCAACCAGCGGTTGGAGCGGGCGGGCGTGGCAGCGGACCGGGACGGTGGGGAGGAGTTTGCGAGGCGTGGCGAAAGCATGGCGAGATTGTAGCGCAGGCCGGCATGTTTCCCGCTGTCATAGTGGGAGGCACGCCGCTTTTCGGAAGTGTCCGATCTTTTTGGTAAGAAGGCCGCTCAAAGTCGCCGTGAGACCGATCGGTACGGCAGAAATCCGTGGTCTGATGATATCGGCAACCCATTGATTTTATGTGCACTGCAGCAGAATTCCGTATTATGAAAATTGCTATCGTAATCTGAAATTTCGCTTGCGAAGGCAGGAATATCCTTCGTACAATGCCCCGGTAAAAAATGCCGGTAGGCCCGTCCATGAAGCGGGTTACGACCATTACGCCAACCCGCTAACGACAGACAAGGAGACACCATGTCCGCCGTACCTGAAGAAGCCCTGAAGATCGTATCCCCTGCGGACGCCGATCCCCAAGAAACGCAAGAATGGCTGGCCTCGCTCGAAGGCGTGCTGGCTGCCGAGGGACCGGAGCGTGCACACTACCTGCTCGAGAAGCTGATCGAATTCGCTCGCATCAACGGCGAACACCACCCGTTCTCGGCCAACACCCCCTACATCAACACCATCCCCGTTGACCAGCAGGCGCGTATCCCGGGCGATCAGGACATCGAGCACAAGATCCGCTCGTACACGCGCTGGAATGCGATCGCGATGGTGCTGCGTGCGGGCAAGGACACGAACGTTGGCGGACACATCGCCTCGTTCGCCTCGGCCGCAACGCTTTACGACGTCGGTTTCAACCATTTCTGGCACGCCCCGTCCGACAAGCACGGCGGCGACCTGGTGTTC harbors:
- the folD gene encoding bifunctional methylenetetrahydrofolate dehydrogenase/methenyltetrahydrofolate cyclohydrolase FolD, giving the protein MTATLIDGNALAKRIRAEVATRAAALTARGHQPGLAVVLVGDDPASQVYVRNKVKACEDNGLYSSLDRYPADLTESALLARIDELNRDPKINGILVQLPLPKHIDSHKVLEAIAPEKDVDGFHVSNAGALMTGAPLFRPCTPYGCMKMLESVQFPLRGAVAVVIGASNIVGKPMAMMLLQAGATVTICNSKTRDLAAHTRNADVIVAAVGKRNIVTADMVKPGAAVIDVGMNRDDEGKLCGDVDFQGVKEVAGFITPVPGGVGPMTITMLLVNTIEAAERALG
- a CDS encoding response regulator transcription factor gives rise to the protein MTTPNINTDQETVFVVDDDEAVRDSLRWLLEANGYHVRGFGSADDFLRFCADVTQSNRPSNLVGCLILDVRMPGMSGLELQDALIEQNINLPIIFVTGHGDVPMAVETMKKGAMDFIEKPFDEAELRLQVEKMLSKARQEASSHREQQAAEELLRKLTSREHQVLERIIAGRLNKQIADDLGISIKTVEAHRANIMEKLNVNTVADLLRLALSKRSSGSPRP
- a CDS encoding PAS domain S-box protein; the protein is MLSPRLANSSPPSRSAATPARSNRWLQGFAESHYYLLVPLVSIVIFLVVMSLILWSLNRRETEQQQDTLYRNVAWAQQQIRLNMLAIQDQISSLARDTAAKPQDIAHFQNTASELMQNHADIVFMNWLDASQRPRWAVPADSPFASRLQGSAQHPMEDELLVAFRAARDSRRSAYSTLIYDASGASYIVVQVPVLREREFLGTISAVYSVEGLLIHELPQELGDKFKVSFIDTHNNELATTSTRPPLPRDVSYELLLDPPGHSLAVRIYSYPAVGNFVNNTLVWLIAGLSCFVLWSLWSLWRHTRQRFEAQQALFNETSFRRAMENSIVIGMRVLDLQGHITYVNPAFCRMTGWDEPDLMNRAPPYPYWPKDDIHEMQRRIDMTLRGKAPSHGFEIRVQRKDGTIFYARMFVSPLVDAHGRQTGWMSSLTDISEPKRAREELAAAHERFTTVLESLDASVSVLAVDKAELLFANRYYRQLFGTRPEGHLELSGGGELSPTSLDHIDMVDAFAGLPAASLTDTAAETQEIYLPTHQKWFEVRRQYIQWVDGHLAQLQVATDITARRHAEELARQEEERLQFTGRLTTMGEMASSLAHELNQPLAAINNYCMGTAALVRAGRTSPETLLPALEKTSQQAVRAGMIIKRIRAFVKRSEPKRQPSSIYEIVADAVGLAEIEARKRRIRIVTELPAGLPQINVDPVLIEQVLMNLLKNAAEAMHGYTPPPGQRRDPTVRLHVERRDKSIEFQVSDHGPGVDEATIERLFEPFFSTKSDGMGMGLNICRSIIESHHGRLWVENNENDGVRNGCTFCILLPLESDTTSGSGGGL